The following proteins are encoded in a genomic region of bacterium:
- a CDS encoding ABC transporter ATP-binding protein has product MAAPLVEALDVYFSWPTGPAVKGVSFAAAAGEMVAVVGPNGAGKSTLLRLLSGYLKPDRGEVRLAGRDIGRYGRRDVARLAAFVPQYSEVNLPYTVAELAMLARYARLGPFRPAGGRDRDVVAEALELTGVAYLADRPVSQLSGGEFQRTVLARALAQEPALIFLDEPTAHLDISHQVQIFSLLKRLNARRGLTVIAVLHDLNMAAAHFPRVVLLASGEVEADGVADEVLAEDKLSKVYGCIVKTRTVEGRRFVFPELQQ; this is encoded by the coding sequence TTGGCCGCGCCCTTAGTAGAAGCGTTGGACGTTTACTTCTCCTGGCCTACGGGGCCGGCGGTGAAGGGCGTCAGCTTCGCCGCGGCCGCGGGCGAGATGGTAGCGGTCGTCGGCCCCAACGGCGCCGGCAAGAGTACGCTCTTGCGTTTGCTTTCGGGTTATTTGAAACCGGACCGGGGCGAGGTCCGGTTGGCGGGGCGGGATATCGGCCGGTACGGCCGGCGCGACGTCGCCCGGCTTGCCGCGTTCGTCCCGCAATACAGCGAAGTGAACTTACCGTATACGGTGGCCGAGTTGGCCATGCTCGCCCGGTACGCGCGGCTGGGGCCGTTTAGGCCGGCGGGCGGCCGCGACCGCGACGTCGTAGCGGAGGCGCTCGAGCTCACCGGCGTCGCGTACCTGGCGGACCGGCCGGTTAGCCAACTCTCCGGGGGCGAGTTTCAAAGGACCGTGCTCGCCCGGGCGCTCGCCCAGGAGCCGGCCCTTATTTTCTTGGACGAACCGACGGCCCACCTCGACATATCGCACCAGGTTCAAATATTCTCGTTGTTAAAACGCCTTAACGCGCGCCGCGGTTTGACCGTTATCGCGGTCCTCCACGACCTCAATATGGCCGCGGCGCATTTCCCGCGGGTCGTCCTGCTGGCTTCGGGCGAAGTCGAGGCGGACGGCGTTGCGGACGAAGTGTTGGCGGAAGATAAGTTGTCGAAGGTTTACGGTTGTATCGTAAAAACGCGAACCGTGGAAGGTAGGAGGTTCGTATTTCCGGAATTACAACAATAG